A single region of the Ahaetulla prasina isolate Xishuangbanna chromosome 13, ASM2864084v1, whole genome shotgun sequence genome encodes:
- the FGF7 gene encoding fibroblast growth factor 7: MHKWILTWILPTLFYRSYFYIIFLVGALSLACNDMNPEQMATNVNCSSPERHTRSYDYMEGGDLRVRRLFCRTQWYVKIDKRGKIKGGRDLNSNYSILEIRTVAVGIVAIKGVASEYFLAMNKSGKLYGKKVCNEDCNFVELIQENHYNTYASANWTHKGKEMYIALKQNGAPKRGPKTSKEDTSSHFLPFAIS, translated from the exons ATGCACAAATGGATATTGACATGGATCCTGCCAACTTTGTTCTACAGATCCTATTTTTACATTATCTTCCTGGTGGGCGCTCTGTCCTTAGCTTGCAATGACAtgaacccagagcaaatggcTACGAATGTGAACTGTTCCTCCCCAGAGCGACATACTAGAAGCTACGATTATATGGAAGGGGGGGACTTGAGAGTCAGAAGGCTGTTCTGCCGAACTCAATGGTACGTCAAGATCGACAAGAGGGGCAAAATCAAAGGAGGACGAGATCTGAACAGCAACTACA GTATTCTCGAAATACGAACGGTGGCGGTTGGAATAGTGGCCATCAAAGGAGTCGCAAGTGAATACTTTCTGGCTATGAACAAGTCTGGGAAGCTTTATGGAAAG AAAGTGTGCAATGAAGACTGCAACTTTGTAGAGCTCATTCAAGAGAATCACTATAACACCTACGCTTCAGCAAACTGGACCCACAAGGGGAAAGAAATGTACATCGCATTAAAACAGAATGGAGCCCCTAAAAGAGGCCCAAAAACAAGCAAAGAAGACACTTCCTCCCATTTTCTTCCATTTGCAATATCCTAA